In a single window of the Micrococcaceae bacterium Sec5.7 genome:
- a CDS encoding four-helix bundle copper-binding protein yields the protein MTHHISAMLDAHPRGPHTVNKNQLTRITTCFQCAQACTACADACLGEDMVADLTACIRTDLDCSDIRAATGNVLSRQTGGNAHTIRALLEACRPACAACAEDCERHAGMHEHCRICAEACRRCEAACTALLAALA from the coding sequence ATGACCCACCACATCAGCGCAATGCTCGATGCCCACCCCCGGGGCCCGCACACGGTCAACAAGAACCAACTGACCCGCATCACCACATGCTTTCAATGCGCCCAGGCCTGTACCGCCTGCGCCGACGCGTGTCTGGGCGAGGACATGGTCGCCGACCTGACCGCATGCATCCGCACGGATCTGGACTGCTCTGACATCCGTGCCGCGACCGGCAACGTTCTGTCCCGCCAAACCGGTGGCAACGCCCACACCATCCGGGCCCTGCTCGAGGCCTGCCGGCCAGCCTGCGCGGCCTGCGCCGAGGACTGCGAGCGGCACGCCGGCATGCACGAACACTGCAGGATCTGCGCCGAGGCCTGCCGCCGGTGCGAAGCCGCTTGCACCGCCCTCCTGGCAGCGCTGGCCTGA
- a CDS encoding ferritin-like domain-containing protein, translating to MFDQQFINNAMSRSAEDSLDRRRLFRAAGAAGIGGAVALLSATTATANDDAGSPSDSAILNFALNLEYLEAEFYLRAVTGHGLRDNLTEGKGTRGRVTGGHQVPFKAGSPIQKYAWEIAADEKSHVAFLRSALGRAAVARPKIDLDASFTAAARAAGLITAHQTFSPFKDETSFLLGAFIFEDVGVTAYKGAAPLIDNKTYLEAAAGILAVEAYHAGIIRTTLYARDLQAPAQAISDARDSLDGRTDLDQGIGTPKVANLVPTDRNGLAFSRTAAQVLNIAYLTPKSVTSGGFFPDGVNGSIHRSGGH from the coding sequence ATGTTCGACCAGCAATTTATCAACAATGCAATGAGCCGCAGCGCGGAGGACAGCCTGGACCGCCGCCGGCTGTTCAGAGCCGCGGGTGCAGCAGGGATTGGCGGCGCCGTCGCGTTGCTGTCCGCCACCACCGCAACCGCCAATGACGATGCGGGCAGCCCCAGTGATTCCGCAATCCTGAATTTTGCGCTGAACCTGGAATACCTTGAAGCAGAATTCTATCTGCGCGCGGTGACGGGCCACGGCCTGAGGGATAACCTCACCGAGGGCAAGGGCACACGGGGCAGGGTCACCGGCGGCCACCAGGTCCCTTTCAAGGCCGGAAGCCCGATCCAGAAGTACGCCTGGGAAATCGCGGCCGACGAAAAATCCCATGTTGCCTTCCTGCGCAGCGCTCTGGGCAGAGCCGCGGTAGCCCGCCCGAAGATCGACCTGGACGCCAGCTTCACCGCTGCCGCCCGCGCTGCGGGGCTCATCACCGCACACCAGACCTTCAGCCCGTTCAAGGACGAAACGAGTTTCCTGCTCGGGGCGTTTATCTTCGAAGACGTCGGAGTCACCGCCTATAAGGGAGCTGCCCCGCTCATCGACAACAAAACATACCTGGAGGCGGCAGCCGGCATTCTTGCCGTGGAGGCCTACCACGCCGGCATTATCAGGACCACCCTGTACGCCAGGGATCTGCAGGCACCGGCGCAGGCCATCTCTGACGCCCGCGACAGCCTGGACGGCAGGACGGACCTTGATCAGGGCATCGGAACCCCTAAGGTGGCCAACCTCGTGCCGACCGACCGCAACGGTCTCGCGTTCAGCCGCACCGCCGCGCAGGTACTGAACATCGCCTATCTGACACCGAAATCGGTCACATCCGGCGGGTTCTTCCCCGACGGAGTCAACGGGTCCATCCACAGGAGTGGCGGCCACTGA
- a CDS encoding MTAP family purine nucleoside phosphorylase yields MHQAQHHTVQTRIGIIGGSGTYRLPGATVQSTVTIDTPYGPPSGPVTLAVVAGQTVAFLPRHGAGHSLPPQKINYRANLWALKSLGVEAVISSSAVGGLRAGYGPDTFVVTDQLIDRTWGRCDTFFDGAVFDGAEPAGVQHLPAAEPFCPALRARLSASLAAHGLLYAAAGTVVVINGPRFSTKAESAWYVAGGADIISMTQYPEPVLAAELNMGFANLAYITDSDTGHDGSAPVTAGAVFERLRTAQERILTVLAATVSAIGDDYVPPRLMDQAAVDRIMAPPVSRTSVDAG; encoded by the coding sequence ATGCATCAGGCGCAGCACCACACCGTCCAGACACGCATCGGCATCATCGGAGGATCCGGAACCTACCGGCTGCCGGGAGCCACCGTGCAGTCAACGGTGACCATTGATACTCCCTACGGTCCGCCGTCGGGCCCTGTCACTTTGGCCGTTGTAGCCGGCCAGACGGTGGCTTTTCTCCCACGGCACGGCGCCGGGCATTCGCTCCCGCCGCAGAAGATCAACTACCGCGCCAATCTGTGGGCTCTCAAGAGCCTGGGCGTCGAGGCAGTCATCTCATCGTCGGCCGTCGGCGGCCTGCGGGCAGGGTATGGTCCGGACACCTTTGTGGTGACAGACCAGCTGATCGACCGCACCTGGGGCCGGTGCGACACCTTCTTCGACGGCGCGGTTTTCGACGGCGCCGAACCGGCCGGGGTGCAGCACCTGCCGGCCGCGGAGCCCTTCTGCCCGGCGCTGCGGGCGCGTCTGTCCGCGTCGCTGGCCGCCCACGGCCTCCTGTACGCGGCTGCGGGGACGGTGGTGGTCATCAACGGGCCACGCTTCTCGACGAAGGCCGAATCGGCCTGGTACGTGGCCGGCGGTGCCGACATCATCAGCATGACCCAGTACCCGGAGCCCGTCCTGGCCGCTGAACTCAACATGGGTTTCGCCAATCTGGCCTACATCACCGACTCCGACACCGGCCACGATGGATCAGCTCCCGTCACTGCCGGCGCCGTGTTTGAACGGCTCAGGACGGCCCAGGAGCGCATCCTCACGGTCCTGGCGGCAACCGTTTCAGCCATCGGCGATGACTATGTCCCGCCGCGGCTCATGGACCAGGCAGCTGTGGACAGGATCATGGCGCCGCCGGTCTCCCGCACATCCGTGGACGCCGGATGA
- a CDS encoding DUF2064 domain-containing protein — translation MNITMDLAVAVIAKECLPGRVKTRLTPPLTPSEAAYIAQLSLARTLETVRLLPARERMLVIDGTPRSRDAAGFTVVAQAGGSLDERLAAICDSVDGPLLIIGMDTPQFSMEHAAPLLRDWASAAPVHDAWLGPAADGGFWALALRRPDGALIRGVPMSTGTTGAEQLARLSAAGLSVGQLTALRDMDYFDDAVQIAAEIPGTRFAAAVAAAGENLHAGARP, via the coding sequence ATGAACATCACGATGGATCTGGCTGTTGCGGTCATCGCCAAGGAGTGCCTGCCCGGGCGGGTGAAGACCCGGCTCACACCGCCGCTGACACCATCGGAGGCTGCCTACATTGCACAACTGAGCCTGGCGCGGACGCTGGAGACGGTGCGGCTCTTGCCGGCGCGGGAACGGATGCTGGTCATCGACGGGACTCCTCGGAGCCGGGATGCCGCGGGGTTCACGGTTGTGGCCCAGGCCGGCGGCTCCCTGGACGAACGGCTGGCGGCCATCTGCGATTCCGTGGACGGGCCCCTGCTGATCATTGGAATGGACACACCCCAGTTTTCAATGGAGCATGCCGCTCCCCTCCTCCGGGACTGGGCCTCGGCAGCTCCGGTTCACGATGCCTGGCTGGGCCCGGCCGCTGACGGCGGTTTCTGGGCGCTTGCTCTGCGCCGGCCCGACGGCGCCTTGATCAGGGGCGTACCGATGTCCACTGGCACGACCGGAGCCGAACAGCTCGCCCGGTTGTCCGCAGCCGGCCTATCGGTTGGACAGCTGACTGCCCTGAGAGACATGGACTATTTTGACGACGCCGTGCAGATCGCTGCCGAAATCCCCGGCACTCGTTTCGCTGCCGCGGTGGCTGCCGCCGGCGAAAACCTACACGCCGGAGCGCGGCCATGA
- a CDS encoding NAD-dependent epimerase/dehydratase family protein: MRLLVTGGAGFIGSHIVDAALAKGWQVRVLDSLDPGIHPGPPRLDPRVELVTGDLADADTVRHALDGMDTVCHQSAKVGLGVSFADAPDYIRNNDYATAVLLAAMERQGIRRLVLASSMVVYGEGAYTDPGTGLPVRPGPRTEADLRAGIYDPRNPETGAILSPALVTEDARLDPRNVYAASKLSQEHLAAAWARSGGGTAIALRYHNVYGPRMPRDTPYAGVASLFRSALARGEAPRVFEDGAQRRSFVHVRDVAAANIMAAESLGLNPDSGPGAYFRAYNVGADEVHTIGDVATVLSTLSNGPAPVVTGEYRLGDVRHTTASSQRIKDELGWSPVVGFDDGMREFATAPLRGA, encoded by the coding sequence ATGAGGCTCCTTGTCACCGGCGGGGCAGGTTTCATCGGCTCCCACATTGTTGACGCCGCACTGGCCAAAGGATGGCAGGTGCGTGTGCTGGACTCCCTGGACCCCGGCATCCATCCGGGCCCGCCCCGGCTGGACCCCCGTGTTGAACTCGTGACCGGCGACTTGGCGGATGCGGACACCGTCAGGCACGCGCTGGATGGAATGGACACCGTGTGCCATCAAAGCGCCAAGGTGGGACTCGGTGTCAGTTTCGCCGATGCACCGGACTACATCCGCAACAACGACTACGCGACGGCGGTCCTGCTTGCTGCCATGGAACGGCAGGGAATCCGCCGCCTGGTGCTTGCATCCTCGATGGTGGTCTACGGCGAAGGCGCCTACACCGACCCCGGCACCGGGCTGCCGGTCCGGCCCGGGCCGCGAACGGAGGCGGACCTGCGCGCCGGAATCTACGACCCGCGGAACCCGGAGACCGGAGCGATCCTCTCCCCGGCGCTGGTCACCGAGGACGCCAGGCTTGACCCCCGGAATGTCTATGCCGCATCCAAGCTGAGCCAGGAACACCTCGCCGCAGCCTGGGCCCGTTCAGGCGGCGGCACGGCGATCGCCCTGCGGTACCACAACGTGTACGGCCCGCGGATGCCGCGGGACACCCCCTATGCCGGGGTCGCTTCACTGTTCCGGTCCGCCCTGGCACGCGGCGAGGCTCCGAGGGTCTTCGAAGACGGCGCACAGCGGCGCAGTTTCGTCCATGTAAGGGACGTGGCAGCCGCGAACATCATGGCCGCGGAGTCCCTCGGCCTCAATCCGGACTCCGGCCCAGGCGCATACTTCCGGGCCTACAACGTCGGGGCCGACGAAGTGCACACTATCGGTGACGTGGCCACGGTACTGAGCACACTCAGCAACGGCCCGGCTCCCGTGGTGACAGGGGAGTACAGGCTGGGCGACGTCCGGCACACCACCGCGTCATCGCAACGCATCAAAGACGAGCTGGGCTGGTCCCCGGTTGTGGGCTTCGACGACGGCATGCGCGAGTTTGCCACCGCGCCCCTGCGAGGCGCCTGA
- a CDS encoding glycosyltransferase family 87 protein: MEPKSAGQAPAGNGFALWVVLPGLLGVCAVVLWWMVLPGNPFDPAPVLGSCVSWLVLIVAVRILRHVSRRRIGAVIIAGTLLLGVAAMSAPPRTSNDSARYAWDGIVQKAGVSPYAFVPVDETLAGHRPAWLFAPGTSGPDGKTLCPEDLFGTGSVAASGFPSGNPLCTAINRPHVPTIYPPTAEIYFFAVRAAVPDTVGFLPFQLGGLLISVAVALMLMRALARTGLPVHLAAVWAWSPLVQLEAVNNAHVDVLGGALILAAGMLLVTGKPLRSGVAFGAAVATKLIPVIAAPALLFKRPARFIVAAIGTFAALYVPYLLAAGAGVLGFLPGYLKEEGYSQAGGIRFGLAQILSAGPWPPLLSAAALALVALAVLRTSNAGNIWERQTTMIGLTLLIVSPDYPWYALMLLPFIVLSRRWEYITVILALDVIYMVPSATPHKELINQSVLLAAAFAIAAGAWLRRRAGILSVARMA, translated from the coding sequence GTGGAACCGAAATCGGCAGGACAGGCACCGGCGGGTAACGGTTTCGCGTTGTGGGTGGTGTTGCCGGGGCTGCTGGGTGTCTGTGCGGTTGTGCTGTGGTGGATGGTGCTGCCCGGCAACCCGTTTGATCCGGCGCCTGTCCTGGGATCCTGTGTGTCCTGGCTGGTTCTCATCGTTGCCGTCCGCATTCTGCGGCACGTATCACGGCGCCGGATCGGCGCCGTGATCATTGCGGGAACGCTGCTGCTGGGGGTGGCCGCGATGAGCGCCCCGCCCCGGACCAGCAACGACTCCGCCCGGTATGCCTGGGACGGAATCGTGCAGAAGGCCGGGGTTTCCCCCTATGCCTTCGTCCCTGTTGACGAAACACTTGCCGGGCACCGGCCTGCCTGGCTGTTCGCGCCGGGAACGTCCGGACCCGACGGGAAAACTCTCTGTCCGGAGGACCTTTTCGGGACCGGCTCCGTGGCTGCCTCCGGTTTCCCGTCCGGTAACCCCCTGTGCACGGCCATCAACCGGCCCCACGTGCCCACCATCTACCCACCAACCGCGGAGATCTATTTCTTCGCCGTCCGTGCGGCCGTCCCGGACACTGTGGGTTTCCTGCCTTTCCAACTGGGCGGCCTGCTGATCAGTGTGGCCGTCGCGCTGATGCTGATGAGGGCGCTGGCCCGCACCGGGCTGCCCGTCCACCTGGCGGCGGTGTGGGCCTGGAGCCCGTTGGTGCAGCTCGAAGCGGTGAACAACGCCCACGTCGATGTGCTCGGTGGTGCCCTCATCCTCGCCGCCGGGATGCTGCTGGTCACGGGCAAACCCCTCCGGTCCGGCGTCGCGTTCGGTGCCGCGGTGGCCACAAAACTCATTCCCGTGATCGCCGCACCCGCCCTGCTATTCAAACGCCCGGCCCGCTTTATTGTTGCGGCCATCGGCACTTTTGCCGCCCTGTACGTGCCTTATCTGCTGGCTGCCGGTGCCGGCGTCCTGGGCTTTTTGCCCGGGTATCTGAAGGAAGAGGGCTACAGCCAGGCCGGCGGCATCCGATTCGGACTGGCGCAGATCCTCTCCGCCGGACCGTGGCCCCCGCTGCTCAGCGCCGCGGCACTGGCCCTGGTGGCCCTGGCCGTGCTGCGCACCAGCAATGCGGGGAACATCTGGGAGCGGCAGACAACCATGATCGGGCTGACGCTGCTGATCGTCAGCCCCGACTACCCCTGGTACGCGCTGATGCTGCTGCCGTTCATCGTCCTGAGCCGGCGGTGGGAGTACATCACCGTGATCCTTGCCCTTGATGTCATCTACATGGTGCCATCAGCCACTCCCCACAAGGAGCTGATCAACCAGTCCGTGCTGCTCGCCGCAGCGTTCGCCATTGCAGCGGGGGCCTGGCTGCGGCGACGCGCGGGGATCCTGTCCGTTGCCCGAATGGCATGA
- a CDS encoding glycosyltransferase family 2 protein, with the protein MNQTPGPSVDVVLPCLDERGALPWVLSRMPAGYRAIVVDNGSADGSGELAADLGAMVVREERRGFGAAAHAGLLAATADFVAFCDCDGSLDPAQLPGLLEPVIAGAADLVLGSRQPQRGSWTFHARVANIVLAWRLRRLTGESVTDLGPMRAARRTELLSLGLEDRRSGYPLEMFLKASLCGWKIVELPVAYVPRTGKSKVTGTVRGTVTAVRDMSVQLKAAAAALAAGPVRNASGSEEQL; encoded by the coding sequence ATGAATCAAACGCCCGGGCCCAGTGTGGATGTTGTGCTGCCGTGCCTCGATGAGCGCGGGGCCCTGCCCTGGGTTCTCTCCCGGATGCCGGCAGGGTACCGGGCCATTGTGGTGGACAACGGATCGGCCGATGGATCAGGTGAACTCGCAGCGGATCTTGGTGCCATGGTGGTCCGGGAGGAGCGGCGGGGCTTCGGCGCGGCGGCCCATGCCGGGCTGCTCGCTGCGACCGCGGACTTTGTGGCGTTCTGCGACTGTGACGGGTCCCTGGACCCGGCCCAGCTGCCGGGCCTGCTGGAACCTGTGATTGCGGGCGCGGCTGACCTTGTCCTGGGCAGCCGGCAGCCCCAGCGCGGTTCATGGACTTTTCATGCCCGGGTGGCCAACATAGTCCTGGCTTGGCGGCTGCGCCGCCTCACCGGCGAGTCTGTCACCGATCTGGGACCCATGAGGGCCGCCCGACGCACTGAGCTGTTGTCTCTGGGGCTCGAAGACCGCCGGAGCGGCTATCCGCTGGAGATGTTCCTCAAGGCCAGCCTTTGCGGCTGGAAGATCGTCGAGCTTCCGGTGGCATACGTCCCGCGCACAGGAAAATCCAAAGTCACCGGAACCGTCCGGGGAACGGTGACGGCAGTGCGCGACATGTCCGTCCAGCTCAAGGCTGCAGCAGCAGCCCTGGCGGCCGGACCGGTCCGAAATGCCAGCGGCAGCGAAGAACAGCTATGA
- a CDS encoding class I SAM-dependent methyltransferase: MTSTVSAAPAVFGQGHREPYARALRLGGGTLTLRPDGAGPRTGSCTGTCTVEFDVLGWCAEASTLERLLLQSLDGPVLDIGCGPGRMLSAAQSLGLVALGIDTSTEAVRCARSRGARALEQSVFSAVPQSGLWQSLLLLDGNIGIGGSISSLLRRCRQLIAPRGTLLVEVETDDDVDAAYRAVLEDGDGNLSEPFSWARAGLPALESRARRTGWAVVSTQRIQGRVFCRLSPAALPLRSTA; the protein is encoded by the coding sequence ATGACTTCAACGGTCAGCGCCGCCCCGGCCGTTTTTGGCCAGGGCCACCGCGAACCATATGCACGCGCCTTGCGGCTTGGCGGCGGTACGCTGACGCTGCGACCCGACGGCGCCGGCCCCCGCACCGGCTCTTGCACCGGCACTTGCACTGTTGAGTTTGATGTCCTCGGCTGGTGCGCGGAGGCGAGCACGCTGGAACGACTCCTCCTGCAGAGTCTGGACGGGCCGGTGCTCGATATTGGCTGCGGTCCGGGCAGGATGTTATCCGCCGCCCAGTCGCTGGGTCTCGTAGCACTCGGAATCGATACGAGCACGGAGGCCGTCCGGTGCGCCCGCAGCCGCGGCGCCCGGGCACTTGAGCAGTCAGTATTCTCCGCGGTTCCGCAGTCCGGGCTTTGGCAATCCCTGCTCCTCCTTGATGGCAACATCGGCATCGGGGGAAGCATCAGCTCCCTGCTGCGCCGCTGCCGGCAACTCATTGCGCCGCGGGGAACGCTGCTCGTGGAGGTGGAAACGGACGACGACGTCGACGCGGCTTACCGGGCGGTGCTGGAGGACGGCGACGGGAACCTGAGCGAGCCGTTCTCCTGGGCCAGGGCAGGACTGCCGGCGCTGGAATCCCGGGCGCGGAGGACCGGCTGGGCGGTAGTGTCCACGCAGCGGATTCAGGGCAGAGTGTTCTGCCGGCTGTCGCCCGCCGCCTTGCCCCTGCGCTCCACGGCGTAG
- a CDS encoding molybdopterin-dependent oxidoreductase → MQKLTEALAAKFASPTRSTRLTVVLGRWLGVSFTVCFLTGLFSHGLQNPPDWMFFLTRPVWIYQLTQGLHVTAGIASIPLLMAKLWSVYPELLKWPPVKSVIHGLERASIALFISSSLLELITGLINTYKWYPWPFPFRETHYWLAWVIWGSLLLHIAVKLPAIMTNWRGRSVRESERTAGDGDASGSAAGQSAAVVPAPGRWSRRAFLAGVGVTTGALVLTTAGQSFSWLSPLNLFAPRKMGTGPQSVPVNRTAADAKVAELARSADWKLAVTYRGTSRAFSLTELRALPQQGHELPIACVEGWSQTAHWRGVRMRDLIAAVGAPAESALRVTSLEPEGVYRIMDMPAVYVQDEKTLVALELNGQVLDLDHGYPARVIAPGRPGVLQTKWLQSVEVL, encoded by the coding sequence ATGCAAAAGCTCACTGAGGCGTTGGCCGCCAAGTTTGCCTCGCCGACGCGAAGCACGCGTCTGACGGTTGTTCTGGGGCGTTGGCTGGGGGTGAGTTTTACTGTCTGTTTCCTCACCGGTCTTTTCAGCCACGGGCTGCAGAACCCGCCGGACTGGATGTTCTTCCTCACCCGTCCTGTCTGGATTTACCAGCTGACACAGGGGCTGCACGTGACCGCGGGCATTGCCTCGATTCCGTTGCTGATGGCGAAACTGTGGTCCGTTTACCCGGAGCTGCTCAAATGGCCGCCGGTTAAGTCAGTGATCCACGGGCTGGAGCGGGCATCGATCGCCCTGTTCATATCCTCCTCACTCCTCGAGCTGATAACAGGCCTGATCAACACCTACAAGTGGTATCCATGGCCGTTTCCGTTCCGTGAAACCCACTATTGGCTGGCCTGGGTGATCTGGGGCTCGTTGCTGCTGCATATTGCCGTGAAGCTGCCGGCGATCATGACCAATTGGAGAGGACGTTCCGTCCGTGAGTCGGAAAGAACCGCGGGCGACGGCGACGCCTCAGGTTCTGCTGCCGGTCAGAGTGCCGCCGTCGTTCCCGCACCGGGGCGCTGGTCCAGGCGCGCGTTCCTCGCGGGAGTGGGTGTCACCACCGGCGCGCTGGTGCTCACCACAGCCGGGCAGTCCTTCTCCTGGCTTAGTCCGCTGAATCTGTTCGCGCCGCGCAAAATGGGCACGGGCCCGCAGTCCGTTCCGGTCAACCGGACGGCGGCCGACGCCAAAGTGGCGGAGCTGGCGCGGTCAGCAGACTGGAAGCTGGCCGTTACGTACCGCGGTACCAGCCGCGCCTTCAGCCTGACCGAGCTCCGCGCGTTGCCGCAGCAGGGTCACGAGTTGCCCATTGCGTGTGTGGAAGGCTGGAGCCAGACGGCCCATTGGCGGGGAGTCCGGATGCGGGACCTGATCGCCGCCGTCGGTGCTCCTGCGGAGTCGGCGCTCCGCGTGACAAGCCTTGAACCAGAGGGTGTCTACAGGATCATGGATATGCCCGCAGTGTACGTCCAGGACGAGAAAACCCTGGTGGCGCTCGAGCTCAACGGCCAGGTCCTGGACCTCGATCACGGATACCCGGCCCGGGTTATCGCGCCCGGACGCCCCGGCGTCCTTCAAACCAAATGGCTGCAGTCCGTGGAGGTGCTGTGA